The following DNA comes from Clostridia bacterium.
GAAACAGAATTGGCCGAGGAGATGGATGTCAGCCGTACCCCGATAAGGGAGGCCATGCGAAAATTAGAATTGGAAGGCTATGTGGTAATGGTTCCGCGTAAAGGAGCCTATGTGGCTAGTCTTTCAATCGAGGATATTACCAGTCTTTTCGAAATTAGAGGTGC
Coding sequences within:
- a CDS encoding GntR family transcriptional regulator, whose product is MVEKRDLRINLSDHRPLGDIVYEVLRDAIIKQVLKPGERLMETELAEEMDVSRTPIREAMRKLELEGYVVMVPRKGAYVASLSIEDITSLFEIRGA